The following proteins come from a genomic window of Synechococcus sp. BIOS-E4-1:
- a CDS encoding Nif11-like leader peptide family RiPP precursor has product MSAQEDLLNTLTTNPEFRDSLTAATTPEEAVELAANFGIQVSAEDLLSAFQSKMSELSAEELEAVAGGKTANLNGANQCTTPVIMRLHDHGPAKKKPNI; this is encoded by the coding sequence ATGTCAGCCCAAGAAGATCTCTTGAACACCTTAACAACGAATCCTGAATTCAGGGACTCTCTTACAGCAGCCACAACTCCGGAAGAGGCTGTTGAACTTGCTGCGAACTTTGGGATTCAAGTCAGTGCTGAGGATCTTCTTTCAGCATTCCAATCAAAAATGTCAGAACTATCTGCCGAGGAATTAGAGGCAGTGGCCGGAGGGAAGACAGCCAACTTGAATGGTGCAAATCAGTGCACAACACCTGTCATAATGCGGTTACATGATCATGGACCCGCAAAAAAGAAGCCAAACATTTAG